Proteins from a single region of Synchiropus splendidus isolate RoL2022-P1 chromosome 3, RoL_Sspl_1.0, whole genome shotgun sequence:
- the rbbp8 gene encoding DNA endonuclease RBBP8 isoform X3, whose protein sequence is MSSPDLSNRSTAVADLFQDLYRQLGKCHDDALQELQEKVSKLKRERSLDAQKLEVYYKRNQQLKEQNKSLQEAVNLLDDRLKTSDCVRCGKLEENLKNSQELNESIIRKLKAEINNLEYENQKLHARLQKLNAPKLQSASSPDAEDGIIPDSPVLASSLPVSNKLKKRKNSNKPKHVRYLEIPLSSSSVTFFSDLKKESDKVTKAEVLVPNTCELEASPVFDDENMVIAETCALELHSKPRTKPDTAQQKNTKAAQMADVRMNSITSFFPSKPHHSSSSLIHSPHSTTAKSPSLLTSIKRGLEIDAISKAKRVKEGSEDEVEGKEESVMSKRVKKLTETEADQRSSKGVAEQSFKETSGSKEKSEPGRNINQTVNSGSPEFKKPNRTDAAHRRSDAPGGDQKHDVEPMWSIDPALALSMYESEPEKEETQACNGELEDSDCTWISHSVLQEHSEHDQDHAAEPGIGEKANDSLERMFDTSECGEYRSYNCSELGQNHRDGDDDDEKDEDHGSPESSPSFMRRRKDGQATFAHVAVVRKKEERRKLKGTTCKECEIYYAHLPEEEKQKKLGACSRHRFQYLPPATPENFWEVGFPSTQTCIDRGYIHEETNPQARMRRRQPFNALFSQKKKQPETQTS, encoded by the exons ATGAGCAGTCCAGACCTGAGCAACAGGTCGACCGCTGTTGCTGACCTTTTCCAGGATTTGTACAGGCAACTAGGGAAATGCCACGATGATGCACTTCAAG AACTGCAGGAGAAAGTGTCAAAGCTGAAGAGGGAGAGATCTTT AGATGCACAGAAACTGGAAGTGTATTACAAACGCAACCAGCAGCTGAAGGAGCAAAACAAATCACTGCAGGAGGCTGTGAATCTCCTGGACGACAG GCTTAAAACAAGTGACTGTGTTCGCTGTGGAAAGTTGGAGGAAAACTTGAAAAACAGCCAGGAATTGAACGAGTCTATCATCAGGAAACTAA AGGCTGAAATAAACAACCTGGAGTATGAAAACCAGAAATTACATGCTAGATTGCAGAAGTTAAATGC CCCTAAATTGCAGTCGGCCTCATCCCCGGATGCTGAAGACGGCATTATTCCAGACTCCCCCGTCCTGGCAAGCTCGCTGCCTGTTTCAAATAAGCTAAAGAAACGAAAGAATTCTAACAAACCAAAGCATGTCCGCTATTTAGAGATTCCACTTTCTTCATCCAGCGTGACATTCTTCAGTG ATCTGAAGAAAGAGTCGGATAAAGTGACCAAAGCTGAGGTTCTTGTGCCAAACACCTGTGAACTTGAAGCATCACCAGTTTTCG atgatgaaaacatgGTGATTGCAGAAACGTGTGCGCTGGAGCTTCACAGCAAACCTCGCACT AAACCTGACACAGCTCAACAGAAGAACACCAAGGCCGCTCAGATGGCAGATGTTCGGATGAA CAGCATCACGTCTTTCTTTCCATCCAAGCCGcaccactcctcctcctccctgatcCACAGTCCACACTCGACCACGGCAAAGTCTCCCTCCCTGCTTACCAGCATCAAGCGCGGACTGGAAATCGACGCTATAAGCAAAGCCAAACGGGTGAAAGAGGGAAGTGAAGATGAAGTGGAGGGCAAAGAGGAGAGTGTCATGTCGAAGAGAGTTAAAAAGTTGACCGAGACTGAAGCAGATCAAAGAAGCAGCAAAGGTGTTGCTGAGCAAAGCTTCAAGGAAACATCTGGCAGCAAG GAGAAGTCAGAACCCGGCAGAAACATCAACCAAACAGTGAACAGCGGAAGTCCCGAGTTCAAGAAGCCCAACAGGACAGATGCAGCTCACCGAAGATCTGATGCTCCAGGCG GTGACCAGAAACATGACGTGGAGCCCATGTGGAGCATCGACCCTGCACTGGCACTGTCGATGTACGAAAGTGAGCCGGAGAAG GAGGAAACGCAGGCCTGTAACGGAGAGTTGGAGGACAGTGACTGCACCTGGATCAGCCACAGTGTTCTCCAGGAGCATAGTGAGCACGATCAAGACCATGCGGCTGAGCCTG GGATCGGAGAGAAGGCCAATGACAGTTTGGAGCGAATGTTTGACACCAGTGAGTGTGGCGAATACAGATCCTATAACTGTTCAGAGTTGGGTCAGAACCACAGagacggtgatgatgatgatgagaaggATGAAGATCATG GGTCTCCTGAAAGCTCTCCAAGCTTTATGAGAAGACGGAAAGATGG GCAAGCGACATTCGCGCACGTGGCTGTGGTCCGCAAGaaagaggaaagaagaaaacTGAAGGGCACCACGTGCAAGGAGTGTGAGATC TACTACGCTCACTTGCCTgaggaagagaagcagaagaagttAGGCGCTTGTTCGAGACATCGATTTCAGTACTTACCTCCTGCAACTCCTGAAAACTTTTGGGAAGTTGGATTTCCGTCTACTCAAACATGCATCGATCGAG GTTACATCCACGAAGAGACAAACCCCCAGGCACGCATGCGAAGACGACAACCTTTCAACGCTCTCTTCTCCCAGAAGAAGAAACAGCCTGAGACCCAGACATCGTGA
- the rbbp8 gene encoding DNA endonuclease RBBP8 isoform X2, whose product MSSPDLSNRSTAVADLFQDLYRQLGKCHDDALQELQEKVSKLKRERSLDAQKLEVYYKRNQQLKEQNKSLQEAVNLLDDRLKTSDCVRCGKLEENLKNSQELNESIIRKLKAEINNLEYENQKLHARLQKLNAPKLQSASSPDAEDGIIPDSPVLASSLPVSNKLKKRKNSNKPKHVRYLEIPLSSSSVTFFSDLKKESDKVTKAEVLVPNTCELEASPVFGTNIYDENMVIAETCALELHSKPRTKPDTAQQKNTKAAQMADVRMNITSFFPSKPHHSSSSLIHSPHSTTAKSPSLLTSIKRGLEIDAISKAKRVKEGSEDEVEGKEESVMSKRVKKLTETEADQRSSKGVAEQSFKETSGSKEKSEPGRNINQTVNSGSPEFKKPNRTDAAHRRSDAPGGDQKHDVEPMWSIDPALALSMYESEPEKEETQACNGELEDSDCTWISHSVLQEHSEHDQDHAAEPGIGEKANDSLERMFDTSECGEYRSYNCSELGQNHRDGDDDDEKDEDHGSPESSPSFMRRRKDGQATFAHVAVVRKKEERRKLKGTTCKECEIYYAHLPEEEKQKKLGACSRHRFQYLPPATPENFWEVGFPSTQTCIDRGYIHEETNPQARMRRRQPFNALFSQKKKQPETQTS is encoded by the exons ATGAGCAGTCCAGACCTGAGCAACAGGTCGACCGCTGTTGCTGACCTTTTCCAGGATTTGTACAGGCAACTAGGGAAATGCCACGATGATGCACTTCAAG AACTGCAGGAGAAAGTGTCAAAGCTGAAGAGGGAGAGATCTTT AGATGCACAGAAACTGGAAGTGTATTACAAACGCAACCAGCAGCTGAAGGAGCAAAACAAATCACTGCAGGAGGCTGTGAATCTCCTGGACGACAG GCTTAAAACAAGTGACTGTGTTCGCTGTGGAAAGTTGGAGGAAAACTTGAAAAACAGCCAGGAATTGAACGAGTCTATCATCAGGAAACTAA AGGCTGAAATAAACAACCTGGAGTATGAAAACCAGAAATTACATGCTAGATTGCAGAAGTTAAATGC CCCTAAATTGCAGTCGGCCTCATCCCCGGATGCTGAAGACGGCATTATTCCAGACTCCCCCGTCCTGGCAAGCTCGCTGCCTGTTTCAAATAAGCTAAAGAAACGAAAGAATTCTAACAAACCAAAGCATGTCCGCTATTTAGAGATTCCACTTTCTTCATCCAGCGTGACATTCTTCAGTG ATCTGAAGAAAGAGTCGGATAAAGTGACCAAAGCTGAGGTTCTTGTGCCAAACACCTGTGAACTTGAAGCATCACCAGTTTTCGGTACAAATATCT atgatgaaaacatgGTGATTGCAGAAACGTGTGCGCTGGAGCTTCACAGCAAACCTCGCACT AAACCTGACACAGCTCAACAGAAGAACACCAAGGCCGCTCAGATGGCAGATGTTCGGATGAA CATCACGTCTTTCTTTCCATCCAAGCCGcaccactcctcctcctccctgatcCACAGTCCACACTCGACCACGGCAAAGTCTCCCTCCCTGCTTACCAGCATCAAGCGCGGACTGGAAATCGACGCTATAAGCAAAGCCAAACGGGTGAAAGAGGGAAGTGAAGATGAAGTGGAGGGCAAAGAGGAGAGTGTCATGTCGAAGAGAGTTAAAAAGTTGACCGAGACTGAAGCAGATCAAAGAAGCAGCAAAGGTGTTGCTGAGCAAAGCTTCAAGGAAACATCTGGCAGCAAG GAGAAGTCAGAACCCGGCAGAAACATCAACCAAACAGTGAACAGCGGAAGTCCCGAGTTCAAGAAGCCCAACAGGACAGATGCAGCTCACCGAAGATCTGATGCTCCAGGCG GTGACCAGAAACATGACGTGGAGCCCATGTGGAGCATCGACCCTGCACTGGCACTGTCGATGTACGAAAGTGAGCCGGAGAAG GAGGAAACGCAGGCCTGTAACGGAGAGTTGGAGGACAGTGACTGCACCTGGATCAGCCACAGTGTTCTCCAGGAGCATAGTGAGCACGATCAAGACCATGCGGCTGAGCCTG GGATCGGAGAGAAGGCCAATGACAGTTTGGAGCGAATGTTTGACACCAGTGAGTGTGGCGAATACAGATCCTATAACTGTTCAGAGTTGGGTCAGAACCACAGagacggtgatgatgatgatgagaaggATGAAGATCATG GGTCTCCTGAAAGCTCTCCAAGCTTTATGAGAAGACGGAAAGATGG GCAAGCGACATTCGCGCACGTGGCTGTGGTCCGCAAGaaagaggaaagaagaaaacTGAAGGGCACCACGTGCAAGGAGTGTGAGATC TACTACGCTCACTTGCCTgaggaagagaagcagaagaagttAGGCGCTTGTTCGAGACATCGATTTCAGTACTTACCTCCTGCAACTCCTGAAAACTTTTGGGAAGTTGGATTTCCGTCTACTCAAACATGCATCGATCGAG GTTACATCCACGAAGAGACAAACCCCCAGGCACGCATGCGAAGACGACAACCTTTCAACGCTCTCTTCTCCCAGAAGAAGAAACAGCCTGAGACCCAGACATCGTGA
- the rbbp8 gene encoding DNA endonuclease RBBP8 isoform X1, whose product MSSPDLSNRSTAVADLFQDLYRQLGKCHDDALQELQEKVSKLKRERSLDAQKLEVYYKRNQQLKEQNKSLQEAVNLLDDRLKTSDCVRCGKLEENLKNSQELNESIIRKLKAEINNLEYENQKLHARLQKLNAPKLQSASSPDAEDGIIPDSPVLASSLPVSNKLKKRKNSNKPKHVRYLEIPLSSSSVTFFSDLKKESDKVTKAEVLVPNTCELEASPVFGTNIYDENMVIAETCALELHSKPRTKPDTAQQKNTKAAQMADVRMNSITSFFPSKPHHSSSSLIHSPHSTTAKSPSLLTSIKRGLEIDAISKAKRVKEGSEDEVEGKEESVMSKRVKKLTETEADQRSSKGVAEQSFKETSGSKEKSEPGRNINQTVNSGSPEFKKPNRTDAAHRRSDAPGGDQKHDVEPMWSIDPALALSMYESEPEKEETQACNGELEDSDCTWISHSVLQEHSEHDQDHAAEPGIGEKANDSLERMFDTSECGEYRSYNCSELGQNHRDGDDDDEKDEDHGSPESSPSFMRRRKDGQATFAHVAVVRKKEERRKLKGTTCKECEIYYAHLPEEEKQKKLGACSRHRFQYLPPATPENFWEVGFPSTQTCIDRGYIHEETNPQARMRRRQPFNALFSQKKKQPETQTS is encoded by the exons ATGAGCAGTCCAGACCTGAGCAACAGGTCGACCGCTGTTGCTGACCTTTTCCAGGATTTGTACAGGCAACTAGGGAAATGCCACGATGATGCACTTCAAG AACTGCAGGAGAAAGTGTCAAAGCTGAAGAGGGAGAGATCTTT AGATGCACAGAAACTGGAAGTGTATTACAAACGCAACCAGCAGCTGAAGGAGCAAAACAAATCACTGCAGGAGGCTGTGAATCTCCTGGACGACAG GCTTAAAACAAGTGACTGTGTTCGCTGTGGAAAGTTGGAGGAAAACTTGAAAAACAGCCAGGAATTGAACGAGTCTATCATCAGGAAACTAA AGGCTGAAATAAACAACCTGGAGTATGAAAACCAGAAATTACATGCTAGATTGCAGAAGTTAAATGC CCCTAAATTGCAGTCGGCCTCATCCCCGGATGCTGAAGACGGCATTATTCCAGACTCCCCCGTCCTGGCAAGCTCGCTGCCTGTTTCAAATAAGCTAAAGAAACGAAAGAATTCTAACAAACCAAAGCATGTCCGCTATTTAGAGATTCCACTTTCTTCATCCAGCGTGACATTCTTCAGTG ATCTGAAGAAAGAGTCGGATAAAGTGACCAAAGCTGAGGTTCTTGTGCCAAACACCTGTGAACTTGAAGCATCACCAGTTTTCGGTACAAATATCT atgatgaaaacatgGTGATTGCAGAAACGTGTGCGCTGGAGCTTCACAGCAAACCTCGCACT AAACCTGACACAGCTCAACAGAAGAACACCAAGGCCGCTCAGATGGCAGATGTTCGGATGAA CAGCATCACGTCTTTCTTTCCATCCAAGCCGcaccactcctcctcctccctgatcCACAGTCCACACTCGACCACGGCAAAGTCTCCCTCCCTGCTTACCAGCATCAAGCGCGGACTGGAAATCGACGCTATAAGCAAAGCCAAACGGGTGAAAGAGGGAAGTGAAGATGAAGTGGAGGGCAAAGAGGAGAGTGTCATGTCGAAGAGAGTTAAAAAGTTGACCGAGACTGAAGCAGATCAAAGAAGCAGCAAAGGTGTTGCTGAGCAAAGCTTCAAGGAAACATCTGGCAGCAAG GAGAAGTCAGAACCCGGCAGAAACATCAACCAAACAGTGAACAGCGGAAGTCCCGAGTTCAAGAAGCCCAACAGGACAGATGCAGCTCACCGAAGATCTGATGCTCCAGGCG GTGACCAGAAACATGACGTGGAGCCCATGTGGAGCATCGACCCTGCACTGGCACTGTCGATGTACGAAAGTGAGCCGGAGAAG GAGGAAACGCAGGCCTGTAACGGAGAGTTGGAGGACAGTGACTGCACCTGGATCAGCCACAGTGTTCTCCAGGAGCATAGTGAGCACGATCAAGACCATGCGGCTGAGCCTG GGATCGGAGAGAAGGCCAATGACAGTTTGGAGCGAATGTTTGACACCAGTGAGTGTGGCGAATACAGATCCTATAACTGTTCAGAGTTGGGTCAGAACCACAGagacggtgatgatgatgatgagaaggATGAAGATCATG GGTCTCCTGAAAGCTCTCCAAGCTTTATGAGAAGACGGAAAGATGG GCAAGCGACATTCGCGCACGTGGCTGTGGTCCGCAAGaaagaggaaagaagaaaacTGAAGGGCACCACGTGCAAGGAGTGTGAGATC TACTACGCTCACTTGCCTgaggaagagaagcagaagaagttAGGCGCTTGTTCGAGACATCGATTTCAGTACTTACCTCCTGCAACTCCTGAAAACTTTTGGGAAGTTGGATTTCCGTCTACTCAAACATGCATCGATCGAG GTTACATCCACGAAGAGACAAACCCCCAGGCACGCATGCGAAGACGACAACCTTTCAACGCTCTCTTCTCCCAGAAGAAGAAACAGCCTGAGACCCAGACATCGTGA
- the LOC128755664 gene encoding transmembrane protein 241, with the protein MQWKRHFTGLAFIFVFVVSYFTNKFVLSVLKFTYPTLFQGWQTFVGAFLLLLSGKLGWVEMTRISRSSVLSWLPGSFLFVGNIYAGSRALSRLDIPYFFTLQNSSHVVSQIIRTVVHREKMQRLQTISIFLMLISAINLPHYDPQFDVSSYMWAAGHLFCVGAYRVFQVHHKSINLSDIEQQCINYLFSVLLLAVAAHPTGDLKSALEFPSLQSHTFHCGCCASALLGFLLLLATVKLKTGSSCELFAVWIFLSKVTAMSLSPLIFTMDANVPSVVCVMVSHAGEALLVYSEREARSDQHPTRHTPS; encoded by the exons ATGCAGTGGAAACGACACTTCACTGGTCTGGCCTTCATCTTTGTGTTCGTGGTTTCGTATTTCACTAACAAG TTTGTCCTGTCAGTGTTGAAGTTCACCTATCCGACTCTGTTTCAAGG ATGGCAGACGTTTGTCGGAGCGTTCCTGCTTCTTCTGTCCGGAAAGCTCGGCTGGGTGGAGATGACTCGCATTTCCAG ATCATCAGTTCTGTCGTGGCTTCCCGGCTCCTTCTTGTTTGTGGGGAACATATATGCTGGATCCAGAGCTTTATCTCGCCTG GACATTCCTTACTTCTTCACACTCCAAAATTCCTCTCACGTGGTCAGTCAGATCATCCGGACGGTCGTGCACAGAGAG AAGATGCAGCGGCTGCAGACGATCAG CATTTTTCTGATGCTGATTTCTGCCATCAACCTTCCTCACTATGACCCTCAG TTTGATGTCAGCAGTTACATGTGGGCCGCTGGTCACCTCTTCTGTGTTG GTGCCTACAGGGTGTTTCAGGTGCACCACAAGTCCATCAATTTAAG TGACATTGAGCAGCAGTGCATTAACTACCTGTTCAG TGTGCTGTTACTGGCTGTGGCAGCTCACCCAACAG GTGACCTCAAGAGTGCCTTAGAGTTCCCCTCTCTCCAGTCCCACACCTTCCACTGCGGCTGCTGCGCCAG tgcattactAGGGTTTCTGTTGCTGCTTGCAACAGTCAAGTTAAAGACGGGCTCTTCCTGCGAGCTCTTTGCTGTGTGGATTTTTCTATCcaag GTCACTGCCATGAGTCTCTCGCCGCTTATTTTCACCATGGATGCCAATGTTCCATCTGTTGTTTG TGTCATGGTGAGTCACGCTGGAGAGGCGCTCCTGGTCTACAGTGAAAGAGAAGCGCGGTCTGACCAACACCCCACAAGACACACGCCATCATGA
- the rbbp8 gene encoding DNA endonuclease RBBP8 isoform X4 gives MSSPDLSNRSTAVADLFQDLYRQLGKCHDDALQELQEKVSKLKRERSLDAQKLEVYYKRNQQLKEQNKSLQEAVNLLDDRLKTSDCVRCGKLEENLKNSQELNESIIRKLKAEINNLEYENQKLHARLQKLNAPKLQSASSPDAEDGIIPDSPVLASSLPVSNKLKKRKNSNKPKHVRYLEIPLSSSSVTFFSDLKKESDKVTKAEVLVPNTCELEASPVFDDENMVIAETCALELHSKPRTKPDTAQQKNTKAAQMADVRMNITSFFPSKPHHSSSSLIHSPHSTTAKSPSLLTSIKRGLEIDAISKAKRVKEGSEDEVEGKEESVMSKRVKKLTETEADQRSSKGVAEQSFKETSGSKEKSEPGRNINQTVNSGSPEFKKPNRTDAAHRRSDAPGGDQKHDVEPMWSIDPALALSMYESEPEKEETQACNGELEDSDCTWISHSVLQEHSEHDQDHAAEPGIGEKANDSLERMFDTSECGEYRSYNCSELGQNHRDGDDDDEKDEDHGSPESSPSFMRRRKDGQATFAHVAVVRKKEERRKLKGTTCKECEIYYAHLPEEEKQKKLGACSRHRFQYLPPATPENFWEVGFPSTQTCIDRGYIHEETNPQARMRRRQPFNALFSQKKKQPETQTS, from the exons ATGAGCAGTCCAGACCTGAGCAACAGGTCGACCGCTGTTGCTGACCTTTTCCAGGATTTGTACAGGCAACTAGGGAAATGCCACGATGATGCACTTCAAG AACTGCAGGAGAAAGTGTCAAAGCTGAAGAGGGAGAGATCTTT AGATGCACAGAAACTGGAAGTGTATTACAAACGCAACCAGCAGCTGAAGGAGCAAAACAAATCACTGCAGGAGGCTGTGAATCTCCTGGACGACAG GCTTAAAACAAGTGACTGTGTTCGCTGTGGAAAGTTGGAGGAAAACTTGAAAAACAGCCAGGAATTGAACGAGTCTATCATCAGGAAACTAA AGGCTGAAATAAACAACCTGGAGTATGAAAACCAGAAATTACATGCTAGATTGCAGAAGTTAAATGC CCCTAAATTGCAGTCGGCCTCATCCCCGGATGCTGAAGACGGCATTATTCCAGACTCCCCCGTCCTGGCAAGCTCGCTGCCTGTTTCAAATAAGCTAAAGAAACGAAAGAATTCTAACAAACCAAAGCATGTCCGCTATTTAGAGATTCCACTTTCTTCATCCAGCGTGACATTCTTCAGTG ATCTGAAGAAAGAGTCGGATAAAGTGACCAAAGCTGAGGTTCTTGTGCCAAACACCTGTGAACTTGAAGCATCACCAGTTTTCG atgatgaaaacatgGTGATTGCAGAAACGTGTGCGCTGGAGCTTCACAGCAAACCTCGCACT AAACCTGACACAGCTCAACAGAAGAACACCAAGGCCGCTCAGATGGCAGATGTTCGGATGAA CATCACGTCTTTCTTTCCATCCAAGCCGcaccactcctcctcctccctgatcCACAGTCCACACTCGACCACGGCAAAGTCTCCCTCCCTGCTTACCAGCATCAAGCGCGGACTGGAAATCGACGCTATAAGCAAAGCCAAACGGGTGAAAGAGGGAAGTGAAGATGAAGTGGAGGGCAAAGAGGAGAGTGTCATGTCGAAGAGAGTTAAAAAGTTGACCGAGACTGAAGCAGATCAAAGAAGCAGCAAAGGTGTTGCTGAGCAAAGCTTCAAGGAAACATCTGGCAGCAAG GAGAAGTCAGAACCCGGCAGAAACATCAACCAAACAGTGAACAGCGGAAGTCCCGAGTTCAAGAAGCCCAACAGGACAGATGCAGCTCACCGAAGATCTGATGCTCCAGGCG GTGACCAGAAACATGACGTGGAGCCCATGTGGAGCATCGACCCTGCACTGGCACTGTCGATGTACGAAAGTGAGCCGGAGAAG GAGGAAACGCAGGCCTGTAACGGAGAGTTGGAGGACAGTGACTGCACCTGGATCAGCCACAGTGTTCTCCAGGAGCATAGTGAGCACGATCAAGACCATGCGGCTGAGCCTG GGATCGGAGAGAAGGCCAATGACAGTTTGGAGCGAATGTTTGACACCAGTGAGTGTGGCGAATACAGATCCTATAACTGTTCAGAGTTGGGTCAGAACCACAGagacggtgatgatgatgatgagaaggATGAAGATCATG GGTCTCCTGAAAGCTCTCCAAGCTTTATGAGAAGACGGAAAGATGG GCAAGCGACATTCGCGCACGTGGCTGTGGTCCGCAAGaaagaggaaagaagaaaacTGAAGGGCACCACGTGCAAGGAGTGTGAGATC TACTACGCTCACTTGCCTgaggaagagaagcagaagaagttAGGCGCTTGTTCGAGACATCGATTTCAGTACTTACCTCCTGCAACTCCTGAAAACTTTTGGGAAGTTGGATTTCCGTCTACTCAAACATGCATCGATCGAG GTTACATCCACGAAGAGACAAACCCCCAGGCACGCATGCGAAGACGACAACCTTTCAACGCTCTCTTCTCCCAGAAGAAGAAACAGCCTGAGACCCAGACATCGTGA